The sequence below is a genomic window from Maylandia zebra isolate NMK-2024a linkage group LG18, Mzebra_GT3a, whole genome shotgun sequence.
TTTGCAtaaattctgataaaactttgtaggGCTGTAGAGTGCAGTACAGTGCCAGGttataaccatttaaataaataacaatttgAACACGTGTGAAATGTTCCTCGATAACCTGAACACGAGTTATAATCACTAAACATTTGGACGAATTGAACTAAAAGATGAAATCAATGCTCCACATGTACTACACCAtgtacacatttaaaaaaatattcaagATTATTTCATGTATAATAAAATGGGTTTCAGTCCAAGTACTGCCCAGAGAGTGAGCTGCATTGGTGGAGTTTTGCACTCTCACAGCGCTTCTTGTTTATTGTGTAAATACCATATTGACATGTTACCATGTGATATCATACAAACAGCATCCTATTTGCACATCTATCAACTCAATATTCCCTCTCCAATTGGGCTGTTTTGATTTTCACCAACTCCTGGGAGAGCTTGTAAGCTTCCACATGCTCTACTAGTTAGAGACTGCTGGTTGGTAACTGCAAAACACATCTCACatttttgtttatgtgcattttaTAACCAAATATTCCTCCTGCTGCAGCAGTGAGCAAACCTTATGCTATAGTCACACTGTGGTTTGAGAAAGCAGACATTATTTTGGCAGTGTGTACGTTGGGATGGGATTCTGGGTAAAGCGTTGCACTCCTTCTTTGAGTAAATGTGTACCTGATCAAACCACGTGGCTCAGTGTTATCTGATAATGTGTGAGCATACACCAGTGTTCCTCTACAGAAGCATTTTTCACAGAGTTTTCATTTCCCTGTACAACATAGCACAAAACTTTAGCATCAAAGCCAAGCACacgcacgcactcacacactttCTCCTCTCATGCCTGCCGCATTTACTCTTCCTATTCATCTCACACTGGATGACATGCAGACAAGTTCATGAATTGTCTTTCAAAAGTttaattctctctctctctatatatatatatatatatatgcatatatatctatataaccATCTTTGTCTATTTTTCCTATTTTCACATCGAACAATTGCAGACCGCCACTTTACTCGCATTACACATAaacgcacacactcacgcacataGGCTCCAGTTGCATCACTAGTGAATTACCATGCCGTTCCGCGTTATTAAACATGACACTCGGCCCAGATAATGGAGCCTTTCTTCATCTCAATTTGGAAGGCTAATCTTATTGCTTTGATTAGCAGGGGCTTCATTTGCATATCAAGGCCTCCCCTCCTTTAATTCCTCCATCGCAAATCCCCTCTTTAGAGCTGTAGATAAAAGGAATCTATCTATATGTATCTTTCTTTAGAatcttttcttcctttcctcCCCTCCCCCTTCTTGTTCTTCATTAACTACTTGTTCGTTTGTTCATAtccttgtttttttctcttcttgcaTTTAGTATTCATCATTTCCTTTAAGTCGCCTTTATATGTGCCCCTTTCTTGTGTATATCGAAAGATGCCTTTCATAAGACAAGAGGAGAGGGAAAAAGTAAAGCATGACTTCATCGACATGTGATTGGACATAATAACGTAATGGCCAGTAATCCTAGTTACTTATTATCTAGTTGGAATCGCACTTGGGGGAATTAGGGaggagagtggaaaaaaaagtttaggcAAAAGTTGAAATTACAGCCAACTATTAAAATGTAACCAACACAATTGCAACACCGACAATAAACTCGAGAGACAAGTGCACTTTGCTCACTATTCACTGTGAATTGAGAATAAGTTTGACCTCGAGACAGACGGGCAGAAACCGGCTGAAATCTTTGTTTTGTCTGGCATGTTCTGCATAACATCAGATTTTAGTGGCAGGAAAAATTAGTACCTGACATTGCAGTTTCTCACTGCTCGCCACACTGAATCACTGCGATGactcaaaaatatatttaagatTTATGTGTCTAGCATGGCGTCTGCAGATAATAAATGGCTATATCTAATGCTACACCATGTAATGTATTCAGTATAATAATGTGAACATCGTGAtggtttatttctttatttgaatTTTTGTGTGTGAATTTAAATCCAAAGAAAATCCAGAGACTTTGATCTGATAGCAGTTATCCAAAATCAGAGAACTTAACAACTTCTCACAGATTTCTAGTCCTTTTCCACCAACGTGCTGCTGGTTCTCAATCTGGAACTATTTACACACATTTCCATCACCAGTGCGCCATCAAAAAAACTACTTTACCAAAGTTGGAACCATTCTTGCTAGTGGCTATTAGAGGGGCTAAAGTAGAGAAACTCATCGtgattttctgtgtttcttaaTAGTTGTCTAAAGAGCGACAGTTTcatgaagacgtttcacctctcatccaagaggcttcttcagttctaaaactaaatggtggagagtcccagcaATTGGTAGAGTCCCCGGGACTCTTCACCGtttggttttagaactgaagaagcctcttcGGCGAGAGGTGAAACTtactaaagaagtccagttgctttctttccaagctccatAGACTACCATGACcttgatgactgagaacctacacagacatattTCTTAATAGTTGGTTCTTAAAGACTTGAGCTGGTTCTCAGAAAGCACCAGGGTAGAACTGGATCCACACCAGCACTTACACAGTGTTACATGGTGGTACATGTTCAGCTTATGACCAAGCCATATATTCTATATTGTAAAATCTTCCACACTGATACTAAAACCCCGAATTCAAGTGTATTGTAGGCTATTAAAACGCCTATCAAAGACCATGGAGTGCAGTCCCATTGTGCAGTGCTTAGGGTGCAGATTAGTGCAATCGGGCAGGGAGGGACTGAACTGCCACTTTCTCCGTTTCCTGaactcatattttttttctttctaatgtcACACTTATAAGTCAAAGCAAGCTCTCGATCATGCCTCCTCTTCAGTGTGTTTAAAGTGTGTAATGATGTTATACATTTATGATGACTATTCACTTATAAATATGCATTTGTAATGATAAAGATTCAGCAGGTTAAATTCTCATGACAAATATCGACACGTGtgtgttttccctttttttttatctggatTTGATCTGCTTTTGCACACtgattaatgtgtgtgtgtgtgtgtgtgtgtgtgtgtgtgtgtgtgtgtgtgtgtgtgtgtgtgtgtgtgtgtgtgtgtgtgtgtgtgtgtgtgtgtgtgtgtgagaaagggcAGAGAGTGacagtgaaataaaagaaagagatAGTGGGTGTCTTTTATAGGATGTTGGCCAATATGATGTTTTATGTATCTATAAAGAGCTCCAAGGCCAAGTTGACTTTTCATGGTTTAAAAAACGCTATCAGCGATCTGTGGAAATGGCTGCATTGTGTGAGATCAAAGTGCAGCGTCAAAAGCTTTTACCTATTCAGTTTGTCAGAACTGAAAGCCCAGTGTGCTTCAGTCATATAGTCACCATAATGGACAATTTTCAGCCACCAACAGCATAAGCAACACTTTACTGTAATTGTGTTAGCACTGTGGCtatgtacttttttttctttaagaaagATTCAGGAAGTGTTTTTTGTCACTGGTTTACTGCTTTCATCTGTTTTGCTGTCACACATCTGTCAGAAGCCTTTCAGTCATCTATATGGAGTAATATTCCACTAATAAATCAACATATCTCCTATAATGAGATTAAGTCACATCCTACACTGACAACGAGATGACATTTTTATgactaaatatgtttttctttttgtttttcttatccAAAAAAGCAAAGATGCATCACATATTTATCAATAAttcatcaaaaaaataaaaacaaattaaatgcacTTATTTACACAAAAGTATTTGATAACTACATGGAAATTAGCTTCCATACTGTACAGCTTCCTTATTAACACAAGATGATTCAAATCTTACCTTTAAGTCAAGATGCTATACTTGGTGACTAGGTTTTATTCACAAGAACAGGTTAATAACTACATCATTAACTGTGTTTATTGCGTGTTTTGTCTGTACTTTGGTAGCCCTGGGTTTGGGTCTGAATTACAAAGAAAGGAACTGAGGAAATGTGCTGATACATTTTACATTTGGTAAAGGAGCTCATCTGCTAGATGAAAGgattacagtataaagcatTTGAATTTACATGCAAGATGTTATAATTGATTGTGTGTAAAATTCTGTCTTAATGTCTTCAGACTTTATACTAATGCGATGACTCTGTAAAAATGACACCTTTAAAATAGTGAAATGGCTCCAATTACATTAGATCATCTCGAGCCTTCCCGGTGCCAGACAATGATTATAGCCTTTTTATAGGTAAATGATGACCTGATTACACCCCAGACAGTTTCCATTTTGGACATAACAGTGTACTCTGAAAAAGATGGATCGTATCTTGAAATGGAGCCtttattgtctttttatttacttttcgaATCAGCAGCAGTAAAAGTGGAGGGTATGTCCGTAAAGCCATTGCAGGTGAGTTCACTGACCTAGAGGTGAGCTTGCAGCTCACCCAGAGAGCAGTCAGCGTTTTACTCCCTGCCTGTGAACTCCATGAACACCTGTTTATGCTTTTTATTGGCCTCTCCCTCGTAGCCTGTTGAACTCATCCTATTCAGTTGTAATTGCTCTCTTGTGTCATCACATGCAAATGAAGGAGGTGGCAAGAGATCTAAAGTATATAAACGGGGAATATTCTTGGTCTCAGTACCTTGCTCTTTCCTCAGCTTGCCTCAGCATCTCTGATCTCACTCCTCTACCCTCAACATTACCAAAATGGCATTCGCTGGAAGATGGGAAACCGAGACCCAGGAGGGATACGAAGCCTTCTGCAAGGTGCTAGGTGAGAACGCAGGCTCAAATTTTCCACTTCCTCTGCTTCTGAACTCCATTGTTTTCTGCACATCTTTGGCCTTTTTTGACCTTGCATCCTCTTCCCGTCCCACTATAGGCATTCCAGATGATGTCATCGAGAGGGGCCGTGACTACAAGTTGATCACAGAGGTCACCCAGGATGGCAAAGATTTCACCTGGACCCTCTTATATCCTGCCAATGCCAAGGTCACCAACAAGTTCACTATCGGAAAGGAGGCCGACATGGAGACCATTGGAGGAAAGAAATTCAAGGTTGGGAGGAAATGATCCAAAGCTTCACTTTAGCTATAGCTAGCAGAAGCATAAAGCTATGAATGCTACTCTCCTAACTGGTTATATCACAATTTTGTTTACAGGCTACAGTACAAATGGAAGGAGGCAAGCTAAGTGTGACCTTCCCCAACTACCACCACACCTCTGAGATCAGTGGTGGCAAACTCATCGAGGTAAACACACTCACTTAGGCTTTTAGAGGTGCGAACGTTGGGCAGTGACAGCAGTTATTACACTCATCTCCCCGCAGGGATCATTAGAGTCATCAAAGTTATACTTCTGCAGCTGGAGACCAGGAACAGCtaataagaaaaaaactctCTGAAACACAGAGTATTGCTACTGAATGCACTTTAACAACCAATTCATTCCCATATTTAACCTTTTAATCCTGAGAATTTATACGAGACACTTCTCTCTTTGCAGGTTATCTCTTTTTGGTTTCCATTTTATAGTCTGCTTTTCAGAAATTTTCAACACTTCACACTTTCATTttgagaaaaacagcaaaaatgtaTCCAGttaaaaggaagccaaacacagTGGAAAATTCAAAATGAAGACTGTTTCAGCTGACTGACACAATTGCTTAATTTATAATTACTTAATTTGCTAAAGTCTGCAGTTTTCAGGTGTCAGGGTTGGTCAGAAGCGGACAAGTATAAAGTTACTGTTACAGTGGTATTTTTTCATTTGTCtgacacttcaaaaaaaaatttttacagaataaaaccaGATGTAAAGAAGCACTGCAAAAGCTAATTGAAGTCATTTCCTGTCTTTCTGCAGACCTCCAAAGCTGGCTCTGTAGTGCTGAAGAGAATCAGCAAGAAGATCTAACTCTCATCTTTAACAGTTACAATGGAGACCTCGGAACAATATTTGTGTTAATTAATAAACTATGGTGATTGTGCCAACTTGAACCTGTGTTTCTGTCTATGTTTTCTACTCTGGGGATACGATGTGACTTCTAGATTATATAAGTTTAAactcatgctttttttttttcaaactacaAGAGTTGATGACAAAGAATCAGGGTACGATAAAGACACAACTGTGGCTTCAGACTTTGCAGGGGATAGCAGCGGCGTGACCTTTAAACACATCTATTAGTTTGTTAGTTTTCTATAAGAAAAGAGCATTTGCCAGATTGACAGAGATGGGAGTTTAAGCAGAACAGTGACAGTTTGACAGCTGACtgacaaaaacactaaaaaagaTCTGAACTTTTCTCAGCTACAGGTAGTAGATGTTTCTGTAAATTGCAAGTGCTTGCATTGAAATTGCTCTCATATAagtgtttctaagaaaaatacCTACTTGCTGTCATTTCTCTTAGAAACTGGAGGAAGGGGATAATTTAAACTTTTATctcagacaaagaaaaactgaagtCTGACTAAGTGCCATGCC
It includes:
- the LOC101478728 gene encoding gastrotropin, with protein sequence MAFAGRWETETQEGYEAFCKVLGIPDDVIERGRDYKLITEVTQDGKDFTWTLLYPANAKVTNKFTIGKEADMETIGGKKFKATVQMEGGKLSVTFPNYHHTSEISGGKLIETSKAGSVVLKRISKKI